The proteins below are encoded in one region of Pseudoduganella armeniaca:
- a CDS encoding PAS domain-containing sensor histidine kinase: protein MAQAEHGSWDDRDIAAFGALMLGGTRHFGVVFFDAQRRITGWSCGAYAITGWSDVETLGQSTSLLFTPEDRARKLDEHEASAATVVGVAEDERWHLRKDGTRFWSSGLTLPLRATPQPGESAFVKVFRDATHLRGRAKTLENLLQEHEQTQQERERFLATIVHEMRNPLSPLKMSVQLLQRQGDGAGHLAEPLRVIGRQVDCLERLVEDLVDLTRVHKGKLAVEYGIVELQAFLREALDTCREAARMRGVALHMVAPTVPIYLEADAGRMQQVVVNLCNNAIKFTQRGGNAWLTATVDQSHVVLTVRDDGRGITADLLPRIFEVFTQAGDSPSGRGAGLGIGLALVKEIVSLHQGSVEVRSAGAGKGSEFVVRIPQHKPNQPNQPARPGAQPEDGP from the coding sequence ATGGCACAGGCAGAGCATGGTTCTTGGGACGACAGGGATATCGCCGCCTTCGGCGCGCTGATGCTGGGCGGCACGCGCCATTTCGGCGTCGTCTTTTTCGATGCGCAGCGCCGCATCACCGGGTGGAGCTGCGGCGCCTACGCGATTACCGGCTGGAGCGACGTCGAGACGCTGGGCCAAAGCACGTCGCTGTTGTTCACGCCCGAGGACCGGGCCCGCAAGCTGGACGAACACGAGGCCAGCGCCGCCACGGTGGTCGGCGTGGCCGAGGACGAGCGCTGGCACCTGCGCAAGGACGGCACCCGGTTCTGGTCCAGTGGCCTGACCTTGCCGCTGCGGGCGACGCCGCAGCCGGGCGAGTCCGCCTTCGTGAAAGTGTTCCGCGACGCCACCCATCTGCGCGGGCGCGCCAAGACGCTGGAAAACCTGCTGCAGGAGCACGAGCAAACGCAGCAGGAGCGCGAGCGCTTCCTGGCCACCATCGTGCACGAGATGCGCAATCCGCTGTCGCCGCTGAAGATGTCGGTGCAGCTGCTGCAGCGCCAGGGCGACGGGGCTGGCCACCTGGCCGAGCCGCTGCGTGTCATCGGCCGGCAGGTCGATTGCCTGGAACGGCTGGTCGAGGACCTGGTCGACCTGACCCGGGTCCACAAGGGCAAGCTGGCCGTCGAATACGGGATCGTCGAGCTGCAGGCCTTCCTACGCGAGGCGCTCGATACCTGCCGCGAGGCCGCCCGCATGCGCGGCGTGGCGCTGCACATGGTGGCGCCGACGGTGCCGATCTACCTGGAGGCCGATGCCGGGCGCATGCAGCAGGTCGTCGTCAACCTGTGCAACAACGCCATCAAGTTCACCCAGCGCGGCGGCAATGCCTGGCTGACCGCCACCGTGGACCAGAGCCACGTGGTGCTGACCGTGCGCGACGACGGCCGCGGCATCACGGCCGACCTGCTGCCGCGCATTTTCGAGGTGTTTACGCAGGCGGGCGACTCTCCCAGCGGCCGCGGCGCGGGGCTGGGCATCGGCCTGGCGCTCGTGAAGGAGATCGTCAGCCTGCACCAGGGCAGCGTGGAGGTGCGCAGCGCCGGTGCCGGCAAGGGCAGCGAGTTCGTGGTGCGCATCCCCCAGCACAAGCCCAACCAGCCGAACCAGCCGGCCCGGCCGGGCGCGCAGCCGGAGGACGGGCCCTAG
- the hmgA gene encoding homogentisate 1,2-dioxygenase, which produces MTTSTSLPAGYQVGFGNEFATEALPGALPAHRNSPQRAPYGLYAEQISGTAFTAPRSHNRRSWLYRIRPAAQHGEFERIDNGRIVSAFTNAAPPNQLRWDPLPMPDAPTDFIDGWVTMAGNGSPEAMTGCAIHLYAANQSMRERYFYDADGELLIVPQQGRLTLRTELGTLDIEPQQIAVIPRGVRFTVDLPDGSARGYICENFGALLQLPDLGPIGSNGLANPRDFETPVACYEEREGAFTLVAKFCGNLWQAPIGHSPLDVVAWHGNYAPYRYDLRHFNTIGSISYDHPDPSIFLVLQAPSDTPGVDTLDFVIFPPRWLAGENTFRPPWFHRNVASEFMGLIHGAYDAKEGGGFVPGGASLHNCMSGHGPDAATFDKASASDTSKPAKVADTMAFMFETRNVIVPTEQALASPRRQRDYQQCWAGIQKHFDSGR; this is translated from the coding sequence ATGACCACCAGCACCAGCCTGCCCGCCGGCTACCAAGTCGGCTTCGGCAACGAATTCGCCACCGAGGCGCTGCCCGGTGCCCTGCCGGCGCACCGCAATTCGCCGCAGCGCGCGCCCTATGGCCTGTATGCCGAGCAGATCTCCGGCACGGCGTTTACCGCCCCGCGCAGCCACAACCGCCGCTCCTGGCTGTACCGCATCCGCCCGGCCGCCCAGCACGGCGAGTTCGAGCGCATCGACAATGGCCGCATCGTCAGCGCCTTCACCAACGCGGCGCCGCCGAACCAGCTGCGCTGGGACCCATTGCCGATGCCGGACGCGCCGACCGATTTCATCGACGGCTGGGTGACGATGGCCGGCAATGGTTCGCCGGAAGCGATGACGGGCTGCGCGATCCACCTGTACGCGGCCAACCAGTCCATGCGCGAGCGCTATTTCTACGATGCCGACGGCGAGCTGCTGATCGTGCCGCAGCAAGGCCGCCTGACCTTGCGCACGGAACTGGGCACGCTCGACATCGAACCGCAGCAGATCGCCGTGATCCCGCGCGGCGTGCGCTTCACCGTGGACCTGCCGGACGGCAGCGCGCGCGGCTATATCTGCGAGAATTTCGGCGCCCTGCTGCAACTGCCGGACCTGGGCCCGATCGGCTCGAACGGCCTGGCCAACCCGCGCGACTTCGAAACGCCCGTTGCGTGCTACGAGGAGCGCGAAGGCGCCTTCACGCTGGTGGCGAAATTCTGCGGCAACCTGTGGCAGGCGCCGATCGGTCATTCGCCGCTGGACGTCGTCGCCTGGCACGGCAACTACGCGCCGTACCGCTACGACCTGCGCCACTTCAACACGATCGGCTCGATCAGCTACGACCACCCGGACCCGTCGATCTTCCTGGTGCTGCAGGCGCCGTCGGACACGCCGGGCGTGGACACGCTGGACTTCGTCATCTTCCCGCCGCGCTGGCTGGCCGGCGAGAACACCTTCCGCCCGCCCTGGTTCCACCGCAACGTGGCGAGCGAATTCATGGGCCTGATCCATGGCGCCTACGACGCCAAGGAAGGCGGCGGCTTCGTGCCGGGCGGCGCCAGCCTGCACAACTGCATGAGCGGCCACGGCCCCGATGCGGCCACGTTCGACAAGGCCAGCGCGAGCGACACCAGCAAGCCAGCCAAGGTGGCCGACACGATGGCCTTCATGTTCGAGACCCGCAACGTGATCGTGCCCACCGAGCAGGCCCTGGCCAGCCCGCGGCGCCAGCGCGACTACCAGCAGTGCTGGGCCGGCATCCAGAAGCACTTCGACAGCGGCCGCTGA
- a CDS encoding MFS transporter, with amino-acid sequence MQRLWWFAGFFLLYELTVYLTNDMIMPGMPQVMAEFGGPSRYIGLSLSLYILGGCTLQIALGPLADRIGKRRVMLGGAAFFLLATALVPLAQSATQFLTIRFFQGMGSCFIFIGYAAIHELFDDTRAVKLTTLMGNTTVFAPLIGPVAGSAIIAVADWRAVFVTAFALGWTAWLGLARTMPAGRPSAPPQAAPRLLASYRAIFTNRTFMLGILVAGLAITPLTAWIGLSPAILLQHGGASYGTYIAWQCVIFVGFVLSTFAIQRMGGELALGRLLRQGGVLALVGLGGAGLAASQPQLFIACMFVFSAGFGLFNGALIRIALTATGQSMSLTSAAMSLLYCLYIALGLELYNAICERFGYALQAYAWCGVPVALAVCAGLFHIARGHDARQRAALPAVA; translated from the coding sequence ATGCAGCGTCTGTGGTGGTTCGCGGGTTTTTTCCTGCTGTATGAACTGACGGTCTATCTCACCAACGACATGATCATGCCGGGCATGCCGCAGGTCATGGCGGAGTTCGGCGGCCCCAGCCGCTACATCGGGCTGTCCCTCAGCCTGTACATCCTGGGCGGCTGCACCCTGCAGATCGCGTTAGGACCACTTGCAGACCGCATCGGCAAGCGCCGCGTCATGCTGGGCGGCGCCGCCTTCTTCCTGCTGGCCACCGCGCTCGTGCCGCTGGCCCAGTCGGCCACGCAATTCCTGACCATCCGCTTCTTCCAGGGCATGGGCTCCTGTTTCATCTTCATCGGCTACGCGGCGATCCACGAGCTGTTCGACGACACCCGCGCGGTCAAGCTGACCACCCTGATGGGCAATACCACCGTGTTCGCGCCGCTGATCGGCCCCGTGGCCGGCAGCGCCATCATCGCCGTGGCGGATTGGCGTGCCGTATTCGTCACCGCGTTCGCGCTGGGCTGGACCGCCTGGCTGGGGCTGGCGCGCACGATGCCGGCGGGCCGGCCCAGCGCCCCGCCGCAAGCGGCGCCACGACTGCTGGCCAGCTATCGCGCCATCTTCACCAACCGCACCTTCATGCTGGGCATCCTGGTGGCGGGGCTGGCGATCACGCCGCTGACGGCCTGGATCGGCCTGTCCCCGGCCATCCTGCTGCAGCACGGCGGGGCCAGCTACGGCACCTATATCGCCTGGCAGTGCGTCATCTTCGTCGGCTTCGTGTTGAGCACCTTCGCCATCCAGCGCATGGGCGGCGAGCTGGCGCTGGGCCGGCTGCTGCGCCAGGGCGGGGTGCTGGCGCTGGTCGGCCTGGGCGGCGCCGGCCTCGCGGCAAGCCAGCCGCAGCTCTTCATCGCCTGCATGTTCGTGTTCTCGGCCGGCTTCGGCCTCTTCAACGGCGCGCTGATCCGGATCGCGCTGACGGCCACCGGCCAGTCGATGAGCCTGACCTCGGCCGCCATGAGCCTGTTGTACTGCCTGTACATCGCGCTTGGGCTGGAACTCTACAACGCCATCTGCGAGCGCTTCGGCTATGCGCTGCAGGCCTATGCCTGGTGCGGCGTGCCGGTCGCGCTGGCGGTCTGCGCGGGGCTGTTCCACATCGCGCGCGGCCACGATGCGCGCCAGCGCGCGGCGCTGCCGGCCGTCGCCTGA
- a CDS encoding LysR family transcriptional regulator → MDIDLNLLAVFQHVYRERQISAAARRLGLTQSAVSNALARLRRVFDDELFVRTAQGMQPTPFAEQVAEPIGAALASVAQALNYRSGFDPATSERRFTIALTDVGEVYFMPVLIERCRQLAPGVRVRSVRAGSIALKEEMETGRVDLAIGAFDDMSEALFQRQLFRQRFVTMLRAGHPLADGPVDLARFVGAAHLIVDALDSPYDRVNALLAKAGIVAAASVPHFTAVPYIVGAGELAVTVPQKLAERAAAPFGLTWIEPPLALPTLQTNVFWHRRFGQDPGNAWLRELIVTQFGE, encoded by the coding sequence ATGGATATCGACCTGAACTTGCTGGCCGTGTTCCAGCACGTCTACCGCGAACGGCAGATTTCGGCGGCGGCGCGCCGCCTGGGGCTGACGCAATCGGCCGTCAGCAACGCGCTGGCGCGCCTGCGCCGGGTGTTCGACGACGAACTGTTCGTGCGCACCGCTCAGGGCATGCAGCCGACCCCGTTCGCCGAGCAGGTCGCGGAACCCATCGGCGCGGCGCTGGCCAGCGTGGCGCAGGCGCTGAACTACCGCAGCGGCTTCGATCCGGCCACCAGCGAGCGCCGCTTCACGATCGCGCTGACGGACGTCGGCGAAGTCTATTTCATGCCGGTGCTGATCGAACGTTGCCGCCAGCTGGCGCCGGGCGTGCGGGTGCGCTCGGTGCGGGCCGGCAGCATCGCGTTGAAGGAAGAGATGGAGACGGGCCGGGTGGACCTGGCCATCGGCGCGTTCGACGACATGTCCGAAGCGCTGTTCCAGCGCCAGCTGTTCCGCCAGCGCTTCGTGACGATGCTGCGCGCCGGCCATCCGCTGGCCGATGGTCCGGTGGACCTGGCGCGTTTCGTGGGCGCGGCACACCTGATCGTCGATGCGCTGGACAGTCCGTATGACCGCGTCAACGCGCTGCTGGCCAAGGCCGGCATCGTGGCGGCGGCCAGCGTGCCGCATTTCACGGCGGTGCCGTACATCGTCGGCGCGGGCGAGCTGGCGGTGACGGTGCCGCAGAAGCTGGCCGAGCGGGCCGCGGCGCCGTTCGGGCTCACATGGATCGAGCCGCCGCTGGCGCTGCCGACCTTGCAGACCAATGTGTTCTGGCACCGGCGCTTCGGCCAGGACCCCGGTAACGCCTGGCTGCGCGAGCTGATCGTTACGCAGTTCGGCGAGTAG
- a CDS encoding mechanosensitive ion channel family protein: MKFTSQFAFLRTIELDNWLTAAAVTVAAFLLMHALIRWSRRRIARLAEAGKADRPYAEILGATLGRTSMVAVTLTALLIGLTVLDLPAPWDLRVRHLWFITLGAQLALYIDHALSVAAKRYFRTHAKDPDAPATVAHTLVSWAMKTVLWTVFMLAVLANLGINISAFVASLGIGGVAVALAVQNILGDLFASLSIAVDKPFEVGDAIVVNGVSGAVEKVGLKTTRIRADSGEQVVIANADLLKNTVRNYKRMANRRVAFSLLFDPATPVAVARELPARLRAIVERQDAVRFDRAHLKNVTQDALEFEVVYFVLVPSYGTFMDTQQQVLLGALELMEELGVGNVRPVQRVAVDMAQGLRVVGDDEDEEDSGAPAPRVGGARA; the protein is encoded by the coding sequence ATGAAGTTCACCAGTCAATTCGCATTCCTGCGCACCATCGAGCTGGACAACTGGCTGACGGCCGCCGCCGTCACGGTCGCCGCATTCCTGCTGATGCATGCGCTGATCCGCTGGTCGCGCCGGCGCATCGCCCGCCTGGCTGAGGCAGGCAAGGCCGACCGGCCGTATGCCGAGATCCTGGGCGCCACGCTGGGCCGCACCAGCATGGTCGCCGTCACGCTGACGGCCCTGTTGATCGGCCTGACGGTGCTGGACCTGCCGGCCCCCTGGGACCTGCGCGTGCGCCACCTGTGGTTCATCACCCTGGGCGCGCAGCTGGCGCTGTACATCGACCATGCCTTGTCTGTCGCGGCCAAGCGCTATTTCCGCACCCATGCCAAGGACCCGGACGCGCCGGCCACCGTGGCCCACACCCTGGTCAGCTGGGCCATGAAGACGGTGCTGTGGACCGTGTTCATGCTCGCCGTGCTGGCCAACCTGGGCATCAATATCTCCGCGTTCGTGGCCAGCCTGGGCATCGGCGGCGTGGCCGTCGCGCTGGCCGTGCAGAACATCCTGGGCGACCTGTTCGCCTCGCTGTCGATCGCGGTGGACAAGCCGTTCGAGGTGGGTGATGCCATTGTCGTCAATGGCGTCTCGGGCGCGGTCGAGAAGGTCGGCCTGAAGACCACGCGCATCCGTGCCGACAGCGGCGAGCAGGTCGTCATCGCCAACGCCGACCTGCTGAAGAACACGGTGCGCAACTACAAGCGCATGGCCAACCGGCGCGTCGCGTTCTCGCTGCTGTTCGACCCGGCCACGCCGGTGGCGGTGGCGCGCGAGCTGCCGGCGCGGCTGCGCGCGATCGTCGAGCGCCAGGACGCCGTGCGCTTCGACCGCGCCCACCTGAAGAACGTGACGCAGGACGCGCTCGAGTTCGAAGTCGTCTACTTCGTGCTGGTGCCGTCGTACGGTACCTTCATGGACACCCAGCAGCAGGTGCTGCTGGGCGCCCTGGAGCTGATGGAGGAACTGGGCGTCGGCAATGTGCGGCCGGTGCAGCGGGTCGCCGTGGACATGGCGCAGGGCCTGCGCGTGGTGGGTGACGACGAAGACGAAGAAGACAGCGGAGCGCCCGCCCCGCGCGTTGGCGGCGCGCGCGCCTGA